TAATCGTTTGAGGAATGGAATACATAGTCGGAAACATATATTTGTGAGATGGAATTCTGATTTTATTTAGATTTTTTAGCAAAAATGTCGTATACTAATATTAGAACCTCTATTTATAAGTGATGTGCTTTTATGGAAGAAATAGTTTTTTGAGAGACTACTGACTGTATTTTGAACAAAGGTTCTTAAGTAGGGAGTATGAGGATAAAGGTATGGAGAAAAGGGCGAACTCTATTCGCAGAAAACGATATGCGTCCTATCGGACAAAGATGCATTTGTTTTTTATTTGTGGCTTAGCGACTATTATCTTGGCGATTATTATTGTAAGCGAGCAGCTAGTTCCTAGGCTGAATCAGGCATCAGAATCAATGCACTCAGATAATTCTGTTCGCATCATGGCCCATGGAGATTTACTCTATCACTTGCCTATTCTTCGAGGAGCAGAACAGCCAGATGGAAGTTACGATTTTTCTGAGAATTTTACCTACGTAAAGCCCTGGATAGAACAGGCTGATTTCGCTATCGCAGACTTTGAAGGGACCATTTCCCCAGATGTCGAATTAGCAGGTTACCCACTTTTTAATGCGCCTGCCATTGTCGCCAACAATATCCATGATGCGGGCTACGATTTGGTGGACTTAGCCCACAATCATATTTTGGACTCACATCTTTCTGGATTGGTTTCCACTGTCAATACATTTAGAGAGGCAGGTGTGGATACAGTCGGTGTCTACGCTGAAGGCAATCGGGCAACTGCACCACTCTACATTCGGGAAGTCAATGGTATCCGTATAGCTGTTTTAGCCTATGCTTACGGTTTCAATGGGATGGAGGCTTTGCTGAGTCAGGAGGAATATGATGCCTATTTATCGGATTTTGATAAAGAAAAGATGCAGGCTGAGATTAAACGAGCCGAGAAAGAGGCAGATATTACCATCGTCATGCCTCAGACGGGTGTGGAATATCAGTTGGAGCCTACGGAGGAACAAACCAGTTTGTACCATCAAATGGTTGATTGGGGAGCAGACATCGTTCTTGGTGGGCATCCGCATGTAGTCGAGCCCGCAGAGATTATTGAAAAAGATGGTCAGAGAAAATTGATTATCTATTCGATGGGGAATTTCCTGTCCAATCAGCGTATTGAAAGCATGGATGATACACCAAATTCCCAATGGACCGAGCGGGGTGTCTTGATGGATATAAGGATTCAGAAAGAGAATGGGCAGACAAGTATTCGGACAGCCCAAGCGCATCCAACCTGGGTGAATCGTATCTCTCAGGGAACGTATTCACTAGATGGTTATGAGCGTTTTAGCTATCAGACCTATGTATTGGAAGACTGGATCGCTGGTGGTCGATACTATGGACAATTGGATCTAGATACGCAGGCGCGTGTGGATACAGCCTATCAGGAAATGAAGGAATTTGTCAATTTGGTATGGTGAGGAGAGAGAAGATGACAGTTCGATTAATTGCAACAGACATGGATGGGACCTTTTTAGATGGCCAGGGGAGTTTTGATAGGGAGCGATTTTTAAGGGTCTTGGATCAACTAGATCAGAAAAAGATTCCTTTTGTTATCGCTAGTGGCAATGGAATTGGGCGATTGCTACAATTATGCCAAGGATTTGAAAATCGACTGATTTTTGTGGCTGATAATGGTGCCCATGTTTATCAAAATGGCAAAACAATGATTCGACGTGCTATTCAGCAAGAAGAAGTCGAAGCAATACTGCATTTTTTCAAAGGACGTTGGGCGGATATATGTTTGATGTTGTCGAATGAAGAAAACATTTATATGCAGGCTGGGGCAGGTATGCCATTTGCAGGGACGGATTTGCCAATAGAACCAGCCCAAATGGCTGCCTTCCAAAATCGTGTGACCTATTTAGACGACCTCAGTGCCTATCCTAATTTAGAACCTATTTATAAGGTTGGTCTCTGGATTCCTGAAGCGCGTGTGGAGTCGATAACGGAAGAGTTTAACCAGGCTTTTCAAGGTCAGCTGGTTGCAGTGACTAGTGGCTATGGCTCCATTGATATATTGACAGAAGGGATTCATAAGGCATGGGGCTTGGAACAGGTTTTGACCAGTTTGGATATCGAACCTGAACAGGTGATGGCCTTCGGTGATTCAGACAATGATATTGAGTTATTGTCCTATGCTGGGCATTCCTATGCCATGGAAAATGCGACAGACAAGGTCAAGGCGGTAGCCAAGTACCGAGCTCCCAGCCATCTGGAGGCAGGGGTCATGCAGGTCATTGAAGAATATATAGTCATTTAGTTTATCTTTGATTACTTCGACGAGCGAGGAAACGTCGTTTCCTTATTTCCAACTTCAAACACTCCACAGGAGTGATTTGAACTCGCTTTGCCGTACTCCAGTACAGCCTGCGACTTTTTGATGCGAACGTTGTTCGCTTTATTTCCAGCCTCCAAAGGTTCCCCGAACCTTTGAAGCTAGTACTAAAAGCAAACTAAACGACTATATTTTATAAGTATATAGAAAAAAGCTAGTGTTCTCAATCCAGAGAATGCTAGCTTTTTTTAATTTCCAACGCTGGTGAACTTGGTCATACCATGGCGGAAGAGTTTGTAATTGATGGTAAATAAGATCAGGACAACCAGTGGCAAAGCCAGTCCCCACATAGACAGGTCTAGGAAGTAGAGGGCTGGGAAATAGGCTGTAAAAGCATAAGGGAAAACAAAAATCAGCAGGATTTGAATGATTTTTGGATAGATATTGAGTGGGTATTGAGCCATCTGATTGAGGGCGAAAATTCCCATAGTCAAAGGAAATGATTCTACAATCCAAAATGCTAGAGCAGTTGGACCGAGCTGAATAGCTGCATAGAGTAGGCCGATACAAATGGCAATAAAGATTAGTAGGGCTAGTTTTCCAAGACTCCATTCCATACCCAGTTCCTTGGAAGCTTGGGCTAGTGCAAGGGAACCGATGAGGGTTGTTCCGATTCCTTGTGGCTGGATTCGTTCACAGATAAGCTGAAAAAGAGGATTGACAGGCATGAGGAGGAGGCGTTCAAATTCGCCTTGTCGGATGTAGCGACTGCCAAACATCCAGAGATTGTCAAAGAAAATCAAGTGAATGGAGCGTCCGACGGTTGCTATTCCATAGATGAAAAGCATTTGACCGTAGTTGAAACCAGCGATTTCCTTGATATTTCCAAAGAGGATGTTGAGGAAAATCAGGTAGACAATTTGTTCAATCAAAGAGGAGAATAGCCCGATGAAGAAGTCCACCCGAAAGGACATCTGGGCCATCATGTAGACCTTGATGTTATATAGATAGAGGCTGATATATTTCTTCATGTTAACCTCCAAAAATGACAATACGACGCTTGGCTTGGGACCAAAGAGCGGCGATGAAGCAGGCTAGAATGGGTATCCATATAACTTGCAGTCCCAAAGCTGTTAGATCGCTTTCCTGTCCCAATAAAATGGAAACTGGAACGTTAACCGCATAATTATAGGGAAGGAGTTTCAAAAAGTTTTCCACAGCCTGTGGATAGAAGCTGAGTGGCAAAAGCGCCCCAGAGGCTAGATTGAAAAGTCCCATTCTCAGAAGCATGACTCCCCAGGCATTGACTGTAAAAAATGCTAAGAAGCCAAAAGCCATATCCAGTAATTGAACGATAAACATCCCTAAAATCGAACTGACCAGAAAGAGCAAAATGGTCTGGCCGTCAGGCAGGTAGAAATCTTGATGAACAAGTAGAATACCGATAAATACGATGGCAAATTTTATCAGTTCCAAGAGTTTATTTCCAAGGTCTTTGAAAAAGAGGGCTAGGATAAAGGAATAGGGTCTGAGAAATTCCCCCGCAATGCTCCCTTTCAAAATGCTGTAGGACAAATCTTCTCCGAGTGAGAAGGAATTTAAACTGGCTAGTAGATTAGCAAAGATGATGTATGTAGTAAAGGTTTGCAGGGTAAAGCCATTGACTTCTGATTGAGTGAAGAAAATGGTTTTCCAGACATAGAGAGCCACCAAAATCTTCACTGCCAGTGAAACGAAAGTCGCTAGAAAGAAAGCCTTGTACTGCATGGCATTCATCATGGTCAGGCGGGTCATGTAGAGATATTTACGCATGGATACCCTCCTCATAAATTTGGCGGACCATGGTTTCAATTTCCAATTCCTTCATGGTGACATCTTCAATTGAATAATGATTGAAAACTTGCTCAATCACCTGGGCACTAGTCCAGACCTTGCTTTGGTAGTGGATTTCAAAGTGAAAATCATCTTTACGAACAAATTCCAAGCCTTCCAATTGTAAGTCCTGTTCAATTGGTTTTTCTGTGGAGAAGAGAATGGTCTTGACTGTGGAAAAGCGTTCTTTGAGGACGGTCAGTGAACCATCGTAGACTTTTTTGCCCTTATCAATGATAAAAATCCGCTCACAGAGGCTTTCAATGTCCTTCATATCATGGGAAGTAATCAAGAAAGTGGTCTGGTATTCTTGATTCATATAGCGGATGAAGGAGCGAATGGTCTCCTTAACGCTGGCATCCAAACCAATGGTTGGCTCGTCCAAAAAAACGACGGCAGGCTGGTGGATAAAGATAGCCGCAAATTCACAGCGAACCCGTTGACCGAGTGACAGATTACGGATTGGTTGCTTCATAATATCAGCCAAGTCCAATAGGTCAATCAAGACAGCCAATCGCTCTTTGAATACCTTATCTGGAACATCATAAATTTTTGCGTGAAGGATAAAAGATTCCTGGACAGGCAAGTTCCAATCCAAATGGGATTTTTGCCCAAAGAGAACTCCAATTTGTTTATTGACTTCTTTACGGTGTTCTTGCGGATTGAGTCCGTTGATGCGAACCTGTCCTTGGTCTGGGAAGAGAACTCCGGTAAGCATTTTGATGGTGGTGGATTTACCAGAACCGTTAGAGCCGATATAGCCGATGATTTCGCCTTTTTCTACCTGCAAGGAAATGTCTTGAACAGCAGGGATTGACTTTTTCTTTGGCTTGAAAAAGGCCTTAATCGAACCTTTGAGACCGACTTCCTTATCTATGATGGAATAGGTTTTTGATAGATGTTCAGCTTGAATCATATCATAATCTCCTGTTTGAAAACGTTTGCGTAAGATAAGGATATTATAACATATTCCCCAGAAAGTGGCGGTAAAAAGTCACATTTAAGGTAACATTTTTATTAGAAAATCGGTCATATATTGAGGAGATTCTTGCTTACCATTTTTAATCCATACCTGCATGATACCGAAGAAGGCATGTGAAAAATAGATGCTGCTGTATTCTTTTTCCAGTTGTGATAAATTCTCTTTTCCTAAGCGCTCCGCTAAATCATTGGCAACAAGAAGTCGGACCTTATTGATAAGAAAATTTTGGATTTCTTGAGTTCCGTTATGGGTCAGTAGGGCGGAAAGCAATTTTTCACGATAGAGCAACTCGAAAATTTCTAAAAATGATGATTGGCGATTGCCATCATAACGGTCAAATATAGCCTCTAATTTGTGAAAAAGTCCTTGTTGGTAGGAGTCGATTAATTCGTACTTATCCTTATAGTGGGTATAAAAACTGGAACGACTGATACCAGCAGTCTGGGCTAGGTGGGTGGTTGTAATGTCATTAAATCCTTGTGATTCCAAGCAGGTTACCATAGCTTCCAAAATAGCCTGTCGAGTTCGTTCTTTCCGATTATCTGTTCCCATAATTTCTCCTTTTGAACATTTTTGGACACAATGTCCAAAAACAATTCTTCTGACTTGATTTTGAAAATGATACTTGTATAATGTATTTTATCAGTTTTTGGACAGTATGTCTAAAGGAGTTGCTTATGTTACGAAAAGTGAAGAATATTTTAAAAAAGCCAATGACTTTGGTTACCATTATTGGTATTGCCTGTGTCCCAGCCTTATATAACATTAGTTTCCTAACCTCTATGTGGGATCCTTACGGCCGACTAGACCAGTTGCCTGTAGCAGTTGTCAATCAAGACCAGTCGGCGAGCTTTCAAGATAAAACCCTCACCATTGGTGATGATATGGTGGATAATATGAAAGAGAGCAAGAGTCTGGATTTCCACTTTGTATCAGAAACGGATGCGGAAAAAGGTTTGGAAGAAGGGGACTATTATATGGTCATCACCCTACCAGAAGATTTATCAGAAAAAGCATCTAGTCTCTTGACGGATCAGCCTGAACCACTAACGATTTCTTACCAAACCTCTAAAGGTCACAGCTTTGTCGCTTCTAAGATGGGCGAATCAGCTATGGAGAAATTAAAGGAATCTGTTTCAGAGACGATTACCGAAACATACACCTCTGCCGTTTTTGACAGTATGGGAGAGATTCAATCTGGCATGGTCGAGGCGGCAGATGGTAGCCAACAATTAACAAATGGAGCTAGTCAATTGGAGTCAGGCAGTCAAACACTTTCAAATGGACTGACTACTTTAACGACTTCGGGTCAATCACTCGTGACAGGAGCAAATCAATTGGCCACCGGTCTTGTATCTTATACAGATGGAGTCAATCAGGCTGCGACAGGCAGTCAAACACTGTCCAGTGGCTTAACGACCTACACAAATGGGGTGGCGAG
This region of Streptococcus suis genomic DNA includes:
- a CDS encoding CapA family protein, whose protein sequence is MEKRANSIRRKRYASYRTKMHLFFICGLATIILAIIIVSEQLVPRLNQASESMHSDNSVRIMAHGDLLYHLPILRGAEQPDGSYDFSENFTYVKPWIEQADFAIADFEGTISPDVELAGYPLFNAPAIVANNIHDAGYDLVDLAHNHILDSHLSGLVSTVNTFREAGVDTVGVYAEGNRATAPLYIREVNGIRIAVLAYAYGFNGMEALLSQEEYDAYLSDFDKEKMQAEIKRAEKEADITIVMPQTGVEYQLEPTEEQTSLYHQMVDWGADIVLGGHPHVVEPAEIIEKDGQRKLIIYSMGNFLSNQRIESMDDTPNSQWTERGVLMDIRIQKENGQTSIRTAQAHPTWVNRISQGTYSLDGYERFSYQTYVLEDWIAGGRYYGQLDLDTQARVDTAYQEMKEFVNLVW
- a CDS encoding Cof-type HAD-IIB family hydrolase, yielding MTVRLIATDMDGTFLDGQGSFDRERFLRVLDQLDQKKIPFVIASGNGIGRLLQLCQGFENRLIFVADNGAHVYQNGKTMIRRAIQQEEVEAILHFFKGRWADICLMLSNEENIYMQAGAGMPFAGTDLPIEPAQMAAFQNRVTYLDDLSAYPNLEPIYKVGLWIPEARVESITEEFNQAFQGQLVAVTSGYGSIDILTEGIHKAWGLEQVLTSLDIEPEQVMAFGDSDNDIELLSYAGHSYAMENATDKVKAVAKYRAPSHLEAGVMQVIEEYIVI
- a CDS encoding ABC transporter permease; protein product: MKKYISLYLYNIKVYMMAQMSFRVDFFIGLFSSLIEQIVYLIFLNILFGNIKEIAGFNYGQMLFIYGIATVGRSIHLIFFDNLWMFGSRYIRQGEFERLLLMPVNPLFQLICERIQPQGIGTTLIGSLALAQASKELGMEWSLGKLALLIFIAICIGLLYAAIQLGPTALAFWIVESFPLTMGIFALNQMAQYPLNIYPKIIQILLIFVFPYAFTAYFPALYFLDLSMWGLALPLVVLILFTINYKLFRHGMTKFTSVGN
- a CDS encoding ABC transporter permease → MRKYLYMTRLTMMNAMQYKAFFLATFVSLAVKILVALYVWKTIFFTQSEVNGFTLQTFTTYIIFANLLASLNSFSLGEDLSYSILKGSIAGEFLRPYSFILALFFKDLGNKLLELIKFAIVFIGILLVHQDFYLPDGQTILLFLVSSILGMFIVQLLDMAFGFLAFFTVNAWGVMLLRMGLFNLASGALLPLSFYPQAVENFLKLLPYNYAVNVPVSILLGQESDLTALGLQVIWIPILACFIAALWSQAKRRIVIFGG
- a CDS encoding ATP-binding cassette domain-containing protein, whose product is MIQAEHLSKTYSIIDKEVGLKGSIKAFFKPKKKSIPAVQDISLQVEKGEIIGYIGSNGSGKSTTIKMLTGVLFPDQGQVRINGLNPQEHRKEVNKQIGVLFGQKSHLDWNLPVQESFILHAKIYDVPDKVFKERLAVLIDLLDLADIMKQPIRNLSLGQRVRCEFAAIFIHQPAVVFLDEPTIGLDASVKETIRSFIRYMNQEYQTTFLITSHDMKDIESLCERIFIIDKGKKVYDGSLTVLKERFSTVKTILFSTEKPIEQDLQLEGLEFVRKDDFHFEIHYQSKVWTSAQVIEQVFNHYSIEDVTMKELEIETMVRQIYEEGIHA
- a CDS encoding TetR/AcrR family transcriptional regulator; amino-acid sequence: MGTDNRKERTRQAILEAMVTCLESQGFNDITTTHLAQTAGISRSSFYTHYKDKYELIDSYQQGLFHKLEAIFDRYDGNRQSSFLEIFELLYREKLLSALLTHNGTQEIQNFLINKVRLLVANDLAERLGKENLSQLEKEYSSIYFSHAFFGIMQVWIKNGKQESPQYMTDFLIKMLP